The following are encoded together in the Candidatus Hydrogenedentota bacterium genome:
- a CDS encoding prepilin-type N-terminal cleavage/methylation domain-containing protein, with product MRARRAIAAGAPRCGEAGFTLIEIMVAMT from the coding sequence ATGAGGGCGCGGCGCGCGATCGCTGCGGGCGCGCCGCGGTGCGGTGAGGCGGGCTTCACCCTGATTGAAATCATGGTGGCCATGAC